From Pelagibacterium flavum:
TGATGGCCGACACCCCGCTTGAGCGGGCCATGAGCGCCATGAACTGGGCCTGCAGGTCGGTCGGAAATCCGGGAAAAGGATCGGTTTCGACATCGACCGGCATGATGCCGTTGCCATTGCGTCTGATGCGCAATCCATTCTCTTCAGTTGAAACGTCAACACCGGTGCGGACCAGTACGTCGAGCGCCGCCTGCAACAGCTCGGGCCTTGCATTGCGCAGGAACACCTCGCCACCCGTCATCGCCGCCGCGAAAGCGTACGTTCCGGTTTCGATCCGGTCGGGGACCACCTCGTGGATCGCGCCGCCGAGCTTTTCTACGCCTTCGATAACCAGCCGCCCGGTGCCGATGCCGGAGATTTTCGCGCCCATGGCCACAAGGCATTCAGCCAGATTGGTCACTTCGGGCTCGAGTGCCGCGTTTTCGATGACTGTGGTTCCCTCAGCAAGGGTTGCCGCCATCATCACAACATGGGTGGCGCCAACGGAAACCTTGGGGAACCGAACGCTTCCGCCCTTCAGCCTGCCGCCGGGCGCTCGGGCCAGCACATAGCCGGCATCGATGTCGATTTCGGCGCCGAGTTGACGCAAGCCGTCGAGATAAAAATCCACCGGCCGCGTGCCGATGGCGCAACCGCCGGGAAGCGATACTTTGGCCTGACCCTCTCGGGCCAGAAGTGGACCGATGACCCAGAAGCTGGCGCGCATAGTCGAGACCAGATCATAAGGCGCTGTCGTATCGACGATATCGGAGGCCGTGAAGGTGATCCGCTGCCCGCCCATTTCGGTATCGCCGCGACGACGGCCATGCACCGCTATATCGACGCCGTGATTTTCAAGGATGCGTTCGAGTTGCTTGACGTCGGCGAGGCGCGGCACATTGACGAGAACCAAGGGTTCTTCAGTCAAGAGCGAGGCGATCATCAGGGGCAAAGCCGCGTTCTTGGCGCCCGAGATGTGGATTTCGCCATTGAGCTGATTGCCACCCACGATGCGGATGCGGTCCATATGGCACTCCTTGGATAGGGAACTATTCGCGAATCGCACTCGAAAAGGCGATGCGGAGTTTGAAGCTGTTGGTAACGCAGCCCGGAACAGGCTGCAAGAAAGGTGAGATCAGGTATCTTTCTTCTCGCCCGGCAAAGGTTTTGAGGTGCCCGCCCCCTCTTGTTGTTCCGTATCGTTGACAGGCGCGGTCCGCGCCCTGGCCTGTGCTTTGCGGCGACGAAGGTTTTCCCTCAGCTTTGCGGCCAATCTTTGGTCACGATCTGAATTGGACATGGGCTGGACCCTGGCGGACATATTTGGTGCTCTAGTGACAGTTTTTTGCCCTTGCGTCCACAGAAGGCCTGTGGCAGTAGAGGCCCGCATTCAGATGGCCCCGGCCATTCATGCCGGCGCTGCTGTAGCTCAGTGGTAGAGCACTCCCTTGGTAAGGGAGAGGCCGACAGTTCAATCCTGTCCAGCAGCACCATTTCTTTCCCGGTCGATCGATACCTCATCTTCAACGCAACGTTGAGCTTTTGCAGTGCGTTATCGGGGAAAGGAGAATGTTTATGGATAAATTGAGTGTCACCGCAGCCGCCGTATTAATGGCTTCGCCCGCCTTTGCGCAGGTGGCGCCCCCGGTGACGCCTGTCGCCGAGGACGTGACGGTGGTTCCTGGAGAAGTCGAGGCCCCACCCCCAGGTGCTGACGATCTGGACGAGCCGGTGTCCGACAATCCTTATTACGATGACCGCTCGACCGCAGCGGCGGTCATTGAGTCCCTCTACAATGCCATCAGCCGATCGGAATATCTGCGCGCTTGGTCCTATTTCACCCATGACGATGACAATGATCTGCAAGCCGATTTCGAGGCGTTTGCATCAGGGTATGAAAATACCGAGTCCGTGCAACTGGTCGTGGGGCCCGAAGTCACCGAGGGAAGCGCCGGCACGATTTATTATACGATCCCTGCTGCCATCGAAGCGACAATGACAGACGGCACGACCGCAAGTTTTGCTGGGTGCTATACGCTCCGGCTGGCCGAGCCTGCCGTGCAGGCCATGCCACCTTTCAGACCAATGGCCATCACCGAAGGCAAACTCAGTGCGGTCGAAGGACAGCTTGAAGACATCCTTCCGGGAAGCTGCGAGGCGCAATAGCAGCCCTGCCGCGGCGATACTGCGACAGTTGAGCAACAAACGAGGGTCCGCTTGCACGGAGCGGCGAGAGGGATATTGAGGCGCCCCCCCGATTTGCAGTTGAGTAGCGCCATGTTGTGGGCAGGGTTTTTGCAATGCGCGTTTCGGCAGCGTTGGTGACGGGCGTTCTGGGGATTGGCGTTGCCAGTCCTTTACCCGCCCAAGGCTTTTCCAACATAGAGGCCATCAACCGGTGCGATGCGTATGTCGAGAGCGCCATCAGGCCCGAAATCAGCGATAGCTTCAAAGAGCGCTACAAGATCACCTGCTATTTCGGCCTCATCGACCCTTTGATCCACGAGGATCACGAAGGGGTTTGTCTTCGCACCTCTCGCGCTTTTCCCGGCAGGGCCGGCGAGTTGGCCGAACTCATGTGCCTGGGGGCCTACCAGACCTATCTCGACGAAGCGGGGGTCGCGCAGTAGAGGCTACGGAACCGCGCACCGGCTCTGATCGTTGAAGACTCCGTGTCCTTGCATGGAGAACCGCTATGGCCAATTTCAGTCTAACGAACGGGGTGGAGAAACCCATCAAATCGCAACTGCGCGAATTGCGGCAACAGTTGAACTCGATTTCCAAAAGTCTTGCTGATCACGGCTTGGATTTCGACGACCTTGCCGACGAAGCCGAAGATTTCGTGCACGGTACGCGCAAGAATGCCCGCCGCGCCGCAAGGCATGCTCGCAAGGATATAGACGTACTCTCGCGCGCCGCGCACAAGGCTCCGGCCAGCGCCGGTGCGGTTCTGGTGGTGGCCGCTGCCGTCGGATTTGGCCTAGGCTATCTCCTGCACATAGCGCAGAATCACTGATCGGGCCTATTTCTCCCGGCGCAGAGCATTGGCCAGCGCAGCCCCCAGAGCGCCTTGTGAAGGCGCCGGTGCAGGCTGGGCCGCCTTTTTCGACCGGAGCGCGTTGTGTGCGGGGAGACCCGCTTGCGCGCTTCGCTCCGGCGCTGCATCACTGCGCATCGAAAGGCTGATGCGTTTTCGTTTCGCGTCAACTTCGAGCACCTTGACCTTGACCACATCGCCGGCCTTCACGACCTCGTGGGCGTCCTTGACGAACCGGTCGGCGAGTTGGGACACGTGAACCAGCCCATCCTGATGCACACCGATATCGACAAAGGCGCCAAAGGCGGCGACGTTGGTCACCGTGCCCTCCAGCATCATTCCAGGCTTGAGATCGGAGATTTCTTCGATGCCGTCAGCAAATGTTGCGGTCTTGAATTCGGGGCGCGGATCGCGGCCGGGTTTTTCGAGTTCTGCGAGGATATCGCGTACCGTGGGCAATCCGAACGTGTCATCGACAAAGGCGCGCGGATCGAGCTTTTTGAGAGTGGCGCTGTCTCCCATCAACTGGCGAATATCGCGCCCGCACGCTGCAACGATCTTTCGCGCCACGCCATAAGCTTCGGGATGGACCGAGGAGGCATCGAGCGGTTCGGCGCCATCGCGTATGCGCAGGAACCCGGCCGCCTGTTCGAACGCCTTGGGTCCGAGTCGGGCGACCGATAGCAGATCCTTGCGCGCGGAGAACGCTCCGTTGGCATCACGATGGGCGACGATGGCTTCGGCCAAGGACGTTCCGAGCCCTGACACCCGCGCCAGCAGCGGCGCTGAGGCCGTGTTGAGGTCAACGCCCACCGCGTTCACCGCATCCTCCACCACGGCATCAAGCGATTTGGCGAGCCGATACTGGTCCACATCATGCTGATACTGACCGACGCCGATCGATTTGGGTTCGATCTTGACCAGTTCTGCCAAGGGATCCTGCAGACGGCGGGCGATGGAAACCGCGCCGCGTAGCGAAACATCGAGATCAGGGAGTTCTTTCGAGGCCGTCTCGGAAGCCGAATAGACCGAGGCGCCAGCTTCGCTGACCACCACCTTAAGCGGCTTGGGCGCGGGGATCATCGAGAGCATGTCGGCGACCAGCCGCTCGGTCTCACGACTGGCCGTGCCATTGCCGATGGCGATCAGATCGACCTTGTGCCTTGCAACCAGAGCTATCAGGGCGGCAAGGCTGCCCTGGATGTCGTTGCGCGGCTGGAACGGATAGATGGTTGCCGTGTCGAGCACCTTGCCGGTGGAATCCACGACGGCCACTTTAACGCCGGTGCGGATGCCGGGATCGAGCCCCATCGTGGCCCGGTTGCCGGCGGGCGCAGCCAGGAGCAGGTCCTTGAGATTTCGCGCAAAGACGGTAATGGCCTCGTCCTCTGCCCGCTCGCGCAGCCGCCCCATCAGATCGACCGAGAGGTGCAGCCAGAGTTTGACCCGCCAACTCCAGCGCGCCACATCCATCAGCCACTGGTCTGCAGCCCCGCCATCGGCGCGGATGCCGAAGTGGGCTGCGACCATGGTTTCGGCAGGCTTGTATTTGCCCTCGGCGTCAGCGTCGAGCTCAAGATCGATAGCCAGCACCTCTTCATTGCGCCCGCGCAGCATGGCCAGCGCCCGATGGCTGGGGACTTTGGACCAGGCTTCAGTATGATCAAAATAGTCGGAAAACTTGGCGCCCTGTTCCTGTTTTCCCTCGACAACTCTGGCGCGGAGCATGGCCTTGCGCTCCATGTAATTGCGCAGCTCGCCAATCAGGTCCGCGTCCTCGGCAAAGCGCTCGGCGAGAATGTCGCGGGCACCTTCGAGCGCCGACTT
This genomic window contains:
- the murA gene encoding UDP-N-acetylglucosamine 1-carboxyvinyltransferase, with the protein product MDRIRIVGGNQLNGEIHISGAKNAALPLMIASLLTEEPLVLVNVPRLADVKQLERILENHGVDIAVHGRRRGDTEMGGQRITFTASDIVDTTAPYDLVSTMRASFWVIGPLLAREGQAKVSLPGGCAIGTRPVDFYLDGLRQLGAEIDIDAGYVLARAPGGRLKGGSVRFPKVSVGATHVVMMAATLAEGTTVIENAALEPEVTNLAECLVAMGAKISGIGTGRLVIEGVEKLGGAIHEVVPDRIETGTYAFAAAMTGGEVFLRNARPELLQAALDVLVRTGVDVSTEENGLRIRRNGNGIMPVDVETDPFPGFPTDLQAQFMALMARSSGVSAIKETIFENRFMHVAELARFGANIHVDGQTATVTGVPELKGAQVMATDLRASVSLVIAGLAARGETVVNRIYHLDRGFERLENKLSRCGAEIERIAG
- a CDS encoding Tex family protein, with translation MTNIAKAIAGLIATEISARPEQVKAAVDLLDGGATVPFVARYRKEATGGLDDAQLRTLETRLSYLRELEARRAAILQSIDSQGKLSSELSAQIARVMTKSELEDIYLPYKPKRRTKGEIARERGLEPLADALFENRMLTPLLEAEKYISTDVPDTKSALEGARDILAERFAEDADLIGELRNYMERKAMLRARVVEGKQEQGAKFSDYFDHTEAWSKVPSHRALAMLRGRNEEVLAIDLELDADAEGKYKPAETMVAAHFGIRADGGAADQWLMDVARWSWRVKLWLHLSVDLMGRLRERAEDEAITVFARNLKDLLLAAPAGNRATMGLDPGIRTGVKVAVVDSTGKVLDTATIYPFQPRNDIQGSLAALIALVARHKVDLIAIGNGTASRETERLVADMLSMIPAPKPLKVVVSEAGASVYSASETASKELPDLDVSLRGAVSIARRLQDPLAELVKIEPKSIGVGQYQHDVDQYRLAKSLDAVVEDAVNAVGVDLNTASAPLLARVSGLGTSLAEAIVAHRDANGAFSARKDLLSVARLGPKAFEQAAGFLRIRDGAEPLDASSVHPEAYGVARKIVAACGRDIRQLMGDSATLKKLDPRAFVDDTFGLPTVRDILAELEKPGRDPRPEFKTATFADGIEEISDLKPGMMLEGTVTNVAAFGAFVDIGVHQDGLVHVSQLADRFVKDAHEVVKAGDVVKVKVLEVDAKRKRISLSMRSDAAPERSAQAGLPAHNALRSKKAAQPAPAPSQGALGAALANALRREK